A window of Megalops cyprinoides isolate fMegCyp1 chromosome 13, fMegCyp1.pri, whole genome shotgun sequence genomic DNA:
CTTAAAATCCATCTCCAAGAAACAAGGTACATGCatctacaaataaaaaatgttaaatgtagaaatgcaacAGAACACAAATAACAGGTCTgcatgattaaaaataatttaggATTTAGTGTAGAAATTTTACCAACATTTACcaagctgaaatattttttacattttatttctacacacaaaaaaatacttcacagacaaacagtattttaaataatagACATCTTTATTAACCAGAGGAAAAAGGCATGAAACCAATACGTTTTGAATAATCTGAAGCATCAGATGAgaaataacaaatcaataacAAATATGATTAAGGTGCAAAATTCTCCGGGCAAAACCTTTAAAAAGCATTTCGgtaaggagagagaacagggacCAGAGGTAGCCATTTAATGAGAGAGCTATCAAAATCATCATATGGCATCTTTTtggaataggaaaaaaaacactaccttctgataaacatttaaaacctCTGCCCTccatttaatgtgaaaacatatttaaaacatttataaagcTAGTCAGCACAGTGAGTGTTGTAGGAGTGATCTCTTGTAAACCTTTTCTGGGGTGTTCTCATCCTTAGGGGGAAGTACAAATTTACCAAAGGAAAAAGATTTCTGCAGAGTATGCCAGTTTCTCAAAATTTTATTGTCAATTTCACGTCCATTGTTGTTGTAATATGAGTATTCTATAACAGGAGTTTATGATTTACAAGTACAAGTGGgattcttttttaaacaagcaaattaGACTCATGAATGACATATTtgacaaaatatacatttaactTAGTGTACACATATCAATATTGCAGGACATTTCCCTGCAACCTACCTTTAGGTTTCAGGCACATGACATTTGACCTTGGTTGTCAAATGTTTTAGTTGATTGAATAGTGTGCTAGTATCTTGTAGACAtaatatgcataaataaaaacaagaaacagcacTTTCaatggcacatttttaaaacagagcATGACAAAgctcctggaaaaaaatgtccatttgtgTGAAGCAAGTTGGTATACTAGACAGAAGGAGTGAACTAGACAGAGAGTGAATGAGATTGCATATATAACTGTTTATTGAACGTGTGTCTGAATACCGAGTACTGTATGGTGGGTATGAATTTACTGATACCAGCTTCTTCTTTTGGTTGACGAGTTCAGCAGCAGCCCCATGAGGCTGTGTGCCACATTGCATTATTCCAAATGAGTCAGAGGAAACAACGATTCATTGCATTTACCACATGCTTCttcttccacccccccccaaaaaaagtcattttgtaCCAGTTAGGAAGGCTGATCATTGGGATTCTGCAAAGGAGAGTCACGGAGTGTACCAATAAGTAGGAGTTCTGCAGGCCTCTCAGCCCCTGATTGTCTGTTCATTTCCATTTGGATATTGAGGCATCATCTTTAGAATTTGAAGACACTTCTGCAGAGGAATAAGAGTCTCCAGACACAGCTGTTCTGCTGGAGTTATTAAAGCCAAGAATCCATTTAGTCCTCAGTGGATGATTCTCAGATGAAAAGTTCCTCTTTGAAGTTAATCCACTATTGCTGACATGATGGCCATGACTGCAAttccagagcagagcagcaggatCTGCTGCAGGGAGTGCCTAAGAACAAAGAGCGTGCTTGGTAGCGGAGACAACAACAATcttacaaaaacatttcctaAATGTTCTTTAGCTATTGGCTAAAAACTATTggcttcatttgtttcatttccattACCAGATTCTGAAATATTTGGccataaaacaacataattcttgggggggaaaaaacaggagtCCACTCTGAGAGTCCTTGACTAAAGACTATCAACAACAGAGACAGATGAtacagctccctctgctgccCCATCTTTGCAGGGAGCACCTACTCGGTCCACGGTCTTACACAGACTCCAGAGGGAGACACTGTTCCCTACATTGCCCTGCACCACCACAGAGGGGAGACACATAAAGGAGATAATTACCTGGGGTTTGATTCCTCCAGGAGATCTGGTACAACATTTACCAGAGCAATATAAAGGAAGCCGCCTGACGTAAATGGTAGGATCCAGGCTGTTGAATTCTCTGCAATGGGGCAGGaggaaaaatattacaatacatttttgtcCAGTGTATGAGTTACACTGAAATAGTGGAACTTGAAGTGTTGCCGCATACTTTTACATCCATCTTAGCAAAGAGCATATATGAATGAATCTGTACATATTTTCAAGCTTCCTCTGTTCAAGAGTTACATCAAGGACAGCAAAATGTCTCTACTCCTATGGCTCCACAACAGTTCTGTTTTACATAAGTACAATGCCTATAATCCTATAACCCAGTAGATACTTAGACAAACTGATCATAATGATCTGGGATAAAATTACAtccataaaatgcatttattcacatttaatcAACATGGATGCATCACCGATAGGGCAGTCAACCTAACATATTTATGCAAAACCCATTGACCTGAGGTAAGGGGACAATGCTTTGTTTCTCTAcccctccacaaacacacacacacacacacacacacacacaaacacaaacacaaacacaaacacaaacacaaacacaaacacaaacaaacacacacacacacacacacacacacacacacacacacacacacacacacacacacacacacacagaccatctGAATGTTTACAATAAGATTATCAAATATGTTTTAGGGAGTAGAAATATATAGTATGAATATATGTATCACATGCAGTTAGGCAACATGGGATTAGGTAACGCAAAGATCAGCAAAACTGGCTGTTATGCTGATGCACATATATTTGCCATACACAATATGGCTATCATGCAGTCTGAGCCAGCATATTTGAattgacattttaaaggaatatcacattacatgcaaCATTTGAAGGCAATATGAGTAAAACATCATGGAATATAATATTCAGGCAGTTTGGTGTATGCATTTGACAAATATAACATGGCTGCCTTGACATGTAATACTTCTAATTGCCAAATCTGATACACTCAGCAATCAAAGTGATTCCCAATTGTAAGCCACGATCTGAGGTTTATATTAGGAGGAGAAAATTCTATAAccactctctcttctctcagcTATTACACACTACAATGATAAAGGGAGTTTCAAAATATGGGTGCCTGACCATATTGTCCAATGAATTACAATATTTGTACATGAAGTGTTTCACATTCTGAACCTAGCTGCAACATTTGTGTTCACCACACGCAATATGGCCACTAACCACAAGAGTCTGCATATTTCAATACGGGCACCACAGGGATGTCACATTATGGGCCTATTAGCAAGATGCGAAGCCTGCCAGATGAGAGATGGATTTTCAAAATATGATATGACCATCTCAGCACATCCAGCTACGAACATAAGCAACCTGTACTATAAATATCAAGGTTCTGAAATTGTTAGATTAGGATAAAAGGCTTGCATTACTGTGCCACAATATGTGTTTGCCACATGACATAATTTGAAGAGGGTTTGTTACTAAATCAAACAATCCAACCAGATGCTGcttcaatttatttaaaagtagACATACAAATTTCCAACCTCAGTGCTTCTTGGCCTAAAAATTTCATGAACTTAAGTGTTCAAATGGCATGCAAAATGCTTAACGCTCAATAACGCTCAATGCAGAATGCTTAATTACGTGGACAATATGCCTACTGAAGTTCTAATTCCATGTACTGTTATGAACGTGTCCACAACTTCTAGTAGTAGTATAATCACAAAAGTCAAACATCCTAAAGGGGTCTTAATGCATACCTTGATAAATCAGACAAAGGAGACAAATGGGTTGATGACAAGGTCATCAGAAAATAGCTCATGCCTTGTCTGTAATGCCTCACCTGCTCCTTTGGGTGACTGAGCGCAAAGGGCAAAGCAGGCCCCTAGCACTCCACCTAGGGCAGTAGATAACTGCATTTTGGCTGCACTCCAGCGGTCAAACCCAGCCCTCAACAGGATAGCAAAATCCCCCACCTAAAGTCCAAAATACAAGATCAATTAGATGTTTGTAGCTATTaggaaaaaagatgtttttataCACTTTTGTGCATTgtattgcatattttgtttaatatttggCAAACCTCCATCATATTACTGCTGTTTTGAGATGTTTATAGTTTCTTGCTACATACAAATCCAtgtggagaagaaaagaaaacagaaaaatctatACTTCCAATGCAACTCAAATTCTGCACTTGTCTGCTAATACTCCTGTAAATTCCTTGGAGGTCTTTATCTTGCACTTCTAATGTAAATGCCAAAATGAAGCTCAGCTACAAGACAAAAAATAGAATGAACAAATGTTTGAGCAAATTaatcccctccccccaccaacgTGGCTCAATGCATCTGTGAAGTTAGCCGTTAACATTTAAGAGGCTTCTTGACATTTACTCACCTCGTGAGGAATTTCGTGGAGAAGAATGGCGAAGGTCGTTAGGACACCCACCTGTCAGggtgagagacggagagaaacCAAAACCACACCGATTTATATGAGATTTGCCCCAGACCGAGAAGACATTGCTATGGCAACGGCTGATGGAAATCAAAGCGCATCTCACGCCCGATTCCTTCCATctgagtgtgactgtgtattTAGCTGTAACCAAGGGGAGATGACGCACGTCTCACGCTGCTGCACATTACTATCGGCAGCGACATCTGTTGCTGCTGTGCCCGGCCTGTGCACATCGGACACCAATCAATAAAACGCCTCTTCTTCAGAGCCCATCTGGTACTCACATATACGGTATGTGGATAGACATCACCTGTATTTCCACCTGAAAAAATCCCCCCGGGTTTGAGCAATTTGCCTTCAGCTTTCAAAAAGAGCTGTATCGCTTCCTGACCCACAATCCCTCTAGTGTTACTATCCTCCTGAACTTTCAAGAATAATTAATACTCCTACCAGTTTCATTACAAGAGTGGTGAATTAATGAGAGGAAGCAGAAACAGATGCGTTGTGCTTAGCAGGTTTACATAAGCATCAAGGTGATTTTACAAACATAGTCtgttaatacattacattatcatcactttgcagatgctcttatccagagtgatttacacagattacaacttttacatgttatccacctgtaaaactggatatttactgaggcaactgtgggttaagtaggCTACCTttcccaagagtacagcagcagtgccccagcagggaatcgaaccggcaatcTTTGTATGATCCTTAGGActttgcaacactgctgcccatccTTCGAGTGGTGTCACTTACCTTTCTACTGACCAGGAAGCTGCCAGCCACTGCCAATCCATGAGTGAAGTTGTCGATACAGTTGGCCAGGAGGTTCAAATATCCACTTGTCTGTTAATGAAATCAATATCAACAAACTGCAGTAATCTTATATCCATTCAGATTAGAACTAACATGCTTCAAGGAAAACAAGGGCATCTTTTTCATAAAGCATTACCATCAACCTGAATTTACCACCATTATTCCCCACTTAAAAGGTGACATGAGTCCACGACTACACTCAACTGAAAGTAAAAATTACAGCTGCTTTTGTGATTCTTAGCACTAGAATCCTCAACAATTTGGCATCTTTGAATGTCTTTGGATCATAAATGAAGGAGACAAGTAACAAATCTCAGAAGAATGCTTTTGGGATAGCCCTTTAAAATGatagaatacattttttttcttcacatcaTTTGCATTAAAAGGAAACCCTTCAACCCTTGGATTCCCTTCAAGCCCAAGCTCATTGATGCCTCAGCACTGTATGATCTGAGACTGCGCACCTTGAACCACATTGGGTGCTACTGCATTGTAAGTTAGCACtacgaaaaacaaaaaaaaaactaaactattTAAACAAAGAGCAACTGTTAATTGCTCTGAGCAGGAAGAACATAACCTGGATGTGTGTTAGCAAGTGCTGACAACTCTATATGAAAGGAGCAGAAAGACTGGAAAAGGTGACTTCATTCtaattgtgtgtgtacaagGCCACTGTCATGTGAACTGCttccaaagcaaacacagcTCTATGAATCATAGTAAGACACTGCACAGCATTGATTCCTCACATTGTGAGTTATGAGCAACTAGAACAGCCTAGCAGAAAGATAGccatgcatttgaaatgactgcTTTCTATATTCTAGAAATACCAAGGAACTGTACACCAAGGACACTCTAGAACTCTAGAACCAAATACTGATAACATGCTGAATTTTGCCCACAACAAGAAATATGCTGCCATTAGGTTCACTTAATGTTAAAGCAAACCAGACAACTGTGACTTCACaatatgaaaagaataaaaaacccACCCTCCAAAGGAGGGTCAGTAAAAAGGCTTTATTGCACATTAAATCAACAACAACTGGTTTGAATTAATACCCACCTTAATTTTCTCTGTTGGCTTCTGTAAAGTGATCTTTGGCTTTTGAGCTGAGTGACCATTACTGTGTACCAGCCACGTCTCTTGTGAGGCGCTGCTCTGTCCACAGCTGGGCCTAGTGAGTGAGTTTAATGTTGCACATGCAGACACctgggcagagggagagaaagggaaagggggatATCTTACCATATTGGCTTGAGGAAAGGGTATACAGTATTTTGCAGGATTTACAGTATATGCCTGTTCAAACATTCAGCACAGTACCGACTTTCTGTCTGtcaagacaaaaacatttggGTAATCTTAAGAAATTTATATAAGCAACTCACCGCATTAAAATCagctatacacatacacaatgttACTAATATAATGTGCTGGAAGTCTGTTTAAATAATTTTCCATGCATCATAACATTTGTAGAACACGTACAGGATATAAAAACAGCATTACATTCAAATCTGCACACATGTGAGTGGCATTTATACTCAAAGAAATGTAACCCCTAAAAAGAATAGGGTACTAGGTTGCCAGTGTAACATGACTTATTGACAATCTAGTACAGTAGTCCTCAATCTATTGTTCAAGCAACACAGGGCTGCAGTTGATTCAATAAAAAAACCCTGCCAGTTAAGTTGATGAGGAAAAAGGCTTCGCAGACCCAGGATTTAACACTGGCACAGTAACACTCATCTACTTTGTGGTACCTTAAGGTGCCCAACATTTTCAGAGCTGAAGTTGTAATTGGTGAAAACAGATATGACTTATTCTGGATCACTGGAGCTTTTCAGGGTCTTTGACAAGTCTTATGTTCTagaaaaacaatgtgttttatgtaatcTTAATCACAAAGCAGGAAAAGGACAGAAATTCAAATATGAGGCACTCTTAACTGATCGGGAGAAGACAATGCTTTCCAGCACAAACTGCTTTTCaaaattgtactgtactgtgtggcgtcctttcagaaaaaaatgtgctcacATTTCAGCAGGCCAGTGGGATGggtataaataaatgcacatcaCATCCACACCACAGCTTGACCGACTACTTGATTCTGATAAGATAAACCACCAGTCTGTAATATTCAAAAGCTCACATCACAACCACATTTGTTAAATGCaatcaaaacaaagacagcacGTAGGATGGAGGTGGGGCTGCTCCATCTTTATGCATAGGTATATCCTCCaattgttgttattgtaataGTTGTTATTGTGTGCCAGCTAGCTGGAGTTGTTTTGTTCGCCTTGATATGTTCCACTCCATTCCCTTCCGGAAACAGCTAAAAAAGACCCAGTTTAAGATTAGATTTAAATGAGACCAGTATCTCCCAACAGATCACATCTGTCACATTTGCTCCTGCTTTCTGGGTTTCccatttcaaatataatttcttTCACATTATGCTGGGAATCTGTTTTGGCAACTAAAAAGTGTTCTGGCCTAGAAGAGTTACTGCACTGGTCATGCTTGCCAGAAGTGTGTAAGGCCTGTCAACACATTTTGTGATACCAGTACTCCTAAATTAACATAATGTATGCACAATGGCAGagctttttcaaaaacagcagtcaATTAGCATTAAGGTGGGTCTTACTGTAACTCAATCTTAGTTTGACTGAGGAAAAGGGGACAAGTGGGTAATAACCAATACTCCTCCTAGCATTACGGGAGACCCATTATACAGACTTACTGTAATTTAGCATGAGGTTGCTACCAGACAACCTTGATACCTTTCCACAATTTCACCTTGCACTTTACAAATGAGGGGCAGTGCCATGCCTGCATTTGAAAGGGCCATGCTAATTCAACTAGGTTAATTAGCAGTATGTGGACTTTGGACTCTCATCTTTGCCATGCTGTTTGCCACTGTAATTTTCCTGCTCTTGCCACCACTGATATTCATACATCTGTCCTGTGGTCGGCTGAGAATTGCTTGCTGCACTACTTAAGTCATCATTCTGAAACATgtaggaagaagaaaaaaaaaaaaagattttccaGAGGCAGCCAGAACTTTGCAAGCAAGAAGACTCTCATATTTCAATTTATAAGGAATTGCAGTCATTTAGAACATGCATTTCTTGGATAAGTATACATCCCTATAATATTTCAGTCTTTTGCCGTCTAGTTAGTTTCCAAATATCTGGGCTGATGGGACTGTTTTAACAGCTGTAATTAACTACAGTACAATGAGTCCAACGATAATGTTCAGTTTGTCTGTGGATAGGATTTGTGTGCCAAAACTGATTCcttatccctctctcttacaGATTCACCATATTATATTTAGGACCTATTATGAATGGGATTATGAATGAGGTAACTGGATGTCAGATACATTTAGGTTTTACTAAATTCATGTGACTAACTATATTACGATATTTACCAGGCTTTTTACAATAATCAAAAAGTTGCTTTAGACATGAATGGGCATCGTTTGGTACATATTACAATGCTGAATGTAAAACTACTACAATGGAACAGAGGCTACAGCTACACTAGATAAGGATAAATATCTCAAATGCCCTAATATGccttaaaaataacaaatacaatacacaGTCTTCTCTTTAAAAGGGTGTGACAATATCTCCCATAGTAAATGCGTAAGGCTGGATGACTTTGCTATCAACATAACGCTGTTAGGCCCCTTATCCTGCCTCCTGCTGGGTCACAAGTCCTCTCTGTTCTTCCCCTCTTTACTAGCAACGCTGAGAGAAATTTTTCAACACAACTGAAACAACTCCAACACTGTCTGTCAGCATGAGGAAAGCAATCACCACAACACGCTTGTGCTTCTCATGCTCCTGATTAAATCTTTCTGACACATTCTGAAATCTGATTTCATTTAACCATAAAGTACTTTGTCAAGCAAGTGCCACTTTACTTTAAAATACTCGAGCGACACTGTAGGTTTGGCAGCTGCTGagatcagtggaaaaaaagtgtaaataGTTTTTGGTTAGTTAGTGAGTCAGGCCCCATTAATCTTTATGAATGCCTTGAAGGGGAAGAAAACTCAGGCCTTCATATTTctccaaacaaacaggaaaagacagacttccctgtttttttcctcaatttaGGGTACTTTATATTTAGTTTTTGGAAAACAGTAACTGAAAAACACTTCTTTCATGTGGCTTGGAAACACTTGTTCTACATTGATGTGGTCTGTTCCTGGTGAGCTTCAATCCAAAAGACTTGACAACTCATGAAATAAAAGGCTAGAGAATTCCTTAAATGCAAGATCACCTGGATCAATGGAGCTCCATCATTAAGGGCTGAGCAGGGCAAAAATCAGGTTCATCTCTGTACATGGACAATAAAAAATGGTAAGGCAACACTGCCTCTtcaacacacacaggaaaagcaaacatatgcgctttttataaataaaatcatgaaaTTATTCTCTTGCACTTAGCCAGACTATTTTAGCTGAGTGGCAACCTTTGCAGCTCTACTGCATTCAAAACTGATAAGAAAATCAAACAGTATGCTAAAATGTTCCTATTTATTTAAACCATATGTTGGCTACATTCTGACTGCACTTCAAACTTCATTATTCTGCATTCTAATGGTATAAAAGGAAAGCTACAGGACTGGAATCGACATTCTTCAGATTTCCCTTGATTTGATGGACCTCGTTCTACCAACATATCTATGGCCCAGACACTTAAAAGCTCTACTGAAATAATACCAAAGACGAAGGATTGTAGCCACTAATTCAACAAAATACAGCTGGATCAGACATCTGGGACcgacatataaaaaaaaacacctttaaaCTAAAAAGGGAAGACTCTCTGATGCTTTGCTTGACTGGTGTTTGAGAATGGCTGCCATAATCTGTGGCAAAAAGATAATGTGCTTCGTTTTCCAGCAAATCCAGTGAAGTCCATTTTTCCAGAAGTCAAATGTTCCTCTGGTTAAACTAAGGAAACTAGCCCAGACATTCTGTCTCAGATCTGTCTGCTGCAGCAAGAGCTTGACGTCTGGCTCTATAAATAGCCCTGTGGAGCCTGAATCTGGATGCCAATCTTCATCAGCAGCTGGACAGTAGCTGGTGTCAGATACTGGCTTATTTTACCCTTCTGCTGAAGCCAAACCATGCCTCCACATCAGTCACTGTTAGGAGTATGAATACAATTACTGATGGGTAGGTATGAgcacatttaaagaaatgtgaGAATTATCTCAGTTTAGTCTAAGACGTCACTAAAAGAAATGGCTTAATTATCATTTTGTGTCTATATGTTGTTTATGCTTTTGTTAATGGTAAGTTTTTCATTGTCTTAACAGAtatgtttccttcattttgg
This region includes:
- the slc39a13 gene encoding zinc transporter ZIP13 isoform X2; translated protein: MSQATVMQAAAAGTSTWCTEELLGFRALSELFVWERADTWVCSLIGSIMVGLSGIFPLLVIPIEAGATLKTEAGCQRLKQLLSFAIGGLLGDVFLHLLPEAWAYSCSPGGSHQHHKAQGLWVIVGMLSFLILEKMFPDEENQDDTRTQYLSVSACATLNSLTRPSCGQSSASQETWLVHSNGHSAQKPKITLQKPTEKIKTSGYLNLLANCIDNFTHGLAVAGSFLVSRKVGVLTTFAILLHEIPHEVGDFAILLRAGFDRWSAAKMQLSTALGGVLGACFALCAQSPKGAENSTAWILPFTSGGFLYIALVNVVPDLLEESNPRHSLQQILLLCSGIAVMAIMSAIVD
- the slc39a13 gene encoding zinc transporter ZIP13 isoform X1; the protein is MRTGAWRPSWALALLLSGVALLFVSSGVSSHRPNAKKMSQATVMQAAAAGTSTWCTEELLGFRALSELFVWERADTWVCSLIGSIMVGLSGIFPLLVIPIEAGATLKTEAGCQRLKQLLSFAIGGLLGDVFLHLLPEAWAYSCSPGGSHQHHKAQGLWVIVGMLSFLILEKMFPDEENQDDTRTQYLSVSACATLNSLTRPSCGQSSASQETWLVHSNGHSAQKPKITLQKPTEKIKTSGYLNLLANCIDNFTHGLAVAGSFLVSRKVGVLTTFAILLHEIPHEVGDFAILLRAGFDRWSAAKMQLSTALGGVLGACFALCAQSPKGAENSTAWILPFTSGGFLYIALVNVVPDLLEESNPRHSLQQILLLCSGIAVMAIMSAIVD